A single region of the Ascaphus truei isolate aAscTru1 chromosome 6, aAscTru1.hap1, whole genome shotgun sequence genome encodes:
- the EFHD2 gene encoding EF-hand domain-containing protein D2 isoform X2 translates to MSFLYDAGKDGYIDLMELKRMMEKLGAPQTHLGLKNMIKEVDEDFDGKLSFREFLLIFRKAAAGELQEDSGLHALARLSEIDVSIEGVKGAKSFFEAKVQAINHGSRFEQEIKAEQEEKKKQAEDKEQRKAAFKELQSAFKP, encoded by the exons ATGAGTTTCCT GTATGATGCAGGCAAGGATGGGTACATAGATCTCATGGAACTGAAACGGATGATGGAAAAGCTTGGAGCACCGCAAACACATCTTGGTCTCAAAAACATGATTAAAGAAGTGGATGAAGATTTTGATGGTAAACTCAGCttcagagag tTCCTTTTAATCTTCCGCAAAGCTGCTGCAGGGGAATTGCAGGAAGACAGCGGGCTTCATGCTTTAGCAAGACTGTCAGAGATTGATGTCTccattgaaggggttaaaggaGCCAAAAGTTTTTTTGAGGCGAAG GTACAAGCTATTAATCATGGAAGCCGTTTTGAACAAGAAATAAAAGCCGaacaagaagaaaagaaaaagcaagcTGAGGACAAAGAACAGAGAAAGGCAGCTTTTAAAGAACTACAATCTGCCTTTAAGCCATAA